Within the Miscanthus floridulus cultivar M001 chromosome 17, ASM1932011v1, whole genome shotgun sequence genome, the region GCCAGCCCgacggcgaagaagaagaggggcgCCTCGTGGAGTCCTACCAGGGCTCCCAGCAGCGCGCCGACCAAGTTGCCGACGATGGCCAGGTGGCTCGTCGGGTTCGCCACCTTGGACAGCCGGCGCCCGCCGCCGGACATCCACTGGCCGTAGATCTTGAGGTCCAGCAGCAAGATTGGGGTCATGAGCACGTACCAGACGACGTGGCTGTCGTGGATCGCCGCCACCGGCCGCGGCAGGCCATTGACGAGGAAGAGGCAGGCGACCCACGGCGCGAAGAAGAAGTTGACGCGGATGGGGTTGCAGAATTCGCGGCGGACGACCTCGAAGTAGAACACCGCCTTGAGCAGGTAGACGGAGGAGACGAAGGCCGTGAGCGCCACCGAGACCCACCAGAGCGCCTGGTTCACGGCCGGGCTCACGTGGAGGAACGCCATGGACGGCTCCGACTGCAGCGACTTCCACAGCATCGCCTGGCTGCTGACGCCCAGGCACATCCCGAACGCGCTCACCGGGAACCGTAGCAGGAACGGCCACGTCTCGCCGTCGGGCAGCGTCGACACCTCCGTCGCTCTCAGCGTCTCCAGCTCCGGTCCTTGCAGGGCGGAGAAATATCGGTCGACGCTGGGGACCTCGTTCTcgctgtcgccgtcgccgtcgccggtctcctcctcctcctcctcctcctcctcggagatCTTCGAGTCTGCGACTTCGATCTCTGCCGGAGGGTGAAGGGTGGAGACCTGGCGCTCGACGCGGCTGCCGCTGGAGAAGGTCTTCAAGTGATCGAACCGGCGGTCCCGCCACGGCTCCTCGGTGCTGATCGTCAGCGTCGGGTGCCGCCCCGTCTGACTGAGCAGCTGTGGCGCCTCCGCGGTGGCCCCGTGGTGGTGCGTGTCGAGACTGACTTCTGTCGCCATGCGCACGATGGACGCGCACGCGCCGAGGTGAAGCCCAGACGGCGACGACGGCACGCTACATGCGATGGAGTACGGAATGTCGGTCTCCTGCACGTGCGCCGCCGCCTGCGCACTCACCGTCACCGCCACGTCCGCCTCCTTCCTGGCCACGGGAGAAGCGCCGTCCATTCCCGCAATCCGGGTGCTCTTGCTTTTGGCAATGGCGGCTGATCAGAATGGCTTGCGTGACTGCTACAATGTGTAGCTCAGCTCGCTAGTGAGTAGTGGATGCGCCGCAGTGCCAAAGCGTCGAGATTACAGGGGAGAACTGGAGAAGTTGTAGTTCTACTTGGTTAGAGGGGGTTCTACTTCTACCTGATGCAGCCATGTGCATATCTGGAAAATCTCTATCTCTAGTTCTCTATCTACAACTAAATATCTATCTCTTGTCTTCTATCTACATCTACATCTCTTCTTTTCTCTATTATAACACTTCTAGATGCTAGGAGGTCAACTTTAGTACTGGAATTGTAACCGGATACAACGACGGCGGTAATGGTGGTCGCCGGAGTTCTCGAGCCGCAGCTCGCCGCCTAAAACCGACGCCAACCAAGACAACATCTATCTCCATCAATGTACAACTAAAAGCCGCAAATGTTCATGTCTATCTAGAATAGGATTGGGAAGAAACTAAATAAAATGAGAAAAGGCTTTCGTCCGCTCGGAGCATATATTTATAGTGTCGTGTGCCATTATAGTATATAGGCATACAAGCATAAAAAAAGAGTAAAATTTAAGGATGATCCTTGAACTTGACCGTAGATGTCATTTAGGTCTCCAAACTATCGGTTTGCATTTTTAGCTCCATGAACTTGGTTTGGCTATCATTCATATCCAAAACAGGCGCATGCCCTATATGATAGGTGATGTGGCAATGCCACGTCGTGTCCTCACCAGAGAACATGGCGGCGGCGATCGTCCTCATTCCTACCCACCCGCGCACCCCTACGGTGCCTTTCTTCTCTTCCCTTGAGGTGCCAGTAGAGAGGCTAAAAACCCCTTTGGTTGTTTGGGCTTCCACTAAAGGTTAGAGTTCGTTGAAGACATCTCACTGCCTCCTCCTTGTATCGTCTAAAGTCTAAACTGAGATCGCATTTTGGATGCACTTCAATTGAGGTTTGAGATGCTATTGCTGGCATATTACAAGTGGTGGGGTTGGTTTCACAATCACACCAAGGTGAAGTTAGGATGTGGAGTATTATTTATATTGTGATGATTTATTTAAACTAGTAAACATGCACGTGCGACATACACGTGGATATCAAAAGAAAACTCATTCGTAAAGGAGGAATTCTAATTGGCATTAAAATTTTGGCTTTTTTGAATTGAAAATTCAACTACTTAGTTACCTGTGCCAAATTGGAAACCACACCCATCTATACAAATGAGAATACTTTGAAATAATAGGATAATCCCCTGATGGAATCAGCTACCAAGCTGCTATACAGTAGGCTACATTACAAACTCCTGACGCCTGAAGTGCATACACATTTATTAGTTATGAGCAAATATCCCCATCTCCCACATCAAAGCACTTGCAGAGCATGTGATTGAAGTACAACTTGCCTCACCCTCTTACCATCATTAGAGCCTGTCTTCCTTGTGTACTGGTACTGGGATGCTTAGTATAATCTCACCATCTTCTCAGTCCCCTCCTACTACTTCACCTCACACCACACTTCAAATATCTTTCTAAAATATGGACAAAAATAAAGATTGACACCCCATAAAAATAAGGGAACTGCTCCAATACTCCTATAAAATTGCACACATCTCAGAGCAGCCCATCTCTATTTATTAATCATTTTCGTAATTAAATTATAATCTGGGCCCTAGTGGGCTAAGGACCGTCCATGCCGAGCCCTGTGCCCAGCCCAGAAACCCAAAAGGGAGTCGATGATCGTGATCTCCGCCTAGCACGTGAGCATCCCGGACGCCGCAACCCGCCCTCACCAATTGGAGCATAGTCACGTACTGCTAGGCAAGATTGCTCATTTGGATCACCTAACCTATCAACGAATGGAGCCGTGGGGGAGGACAAGGCGGGAGGGATATGGGAGCGACGAGAGCGTGAGGGCGACCGTTAGGCGAAtgaggcgagcggcggcggcgtggccggAAAATGTAGCGACGGGCTCACGAGGAATCTGAGGGAGGGGAGTCCACCTGAGTTTCTGGGCTGGTAACAGGGGCCCCAGGCATGGACAGACCGAGCCCACTCGGGACCCAGGTTAGAATTAATTATGAAAATGATTAATAAATAGAGATAGGTTGCTTTCAGATGTGTGCAAATTTTATAGACGAGGAGGATTGGAGCAGTTCCCTAAAAATAATCAAATATATCAAAAGAAGTTCTAAAATTTTGATTTCCCGAAAGAAACCTCAGATACTGTAGAAGCTTTGTAAGTTACCAAAAAAGGCTTGTACTCGAAGTTGTTTTTAATTTTGCGATCAGGGTTTGCTCACTAAAATTGCCTTTTTAGCCCATAGTAAAAAAAAGAACTATAATTTGTAGGATAGTATATAGAATAGAACAATATCATATCTAGCCTATGAAGATTAGCAGGAAAAGGGTTTGCTCACTAAATTGTTTTTTTAGCCTATAGtaaaaaaagaactataatatgTAGGATAGTATACAGATTCTC harbors:
- the LOC136515304 gene encoding S-type anion channel SLAH2-like, whose amino-acid sequence is MAASAAIAKSKSTRIAGMDGASPVARKEADVAVTVSAQAAAHVQETDIPYSIACSVPSSPSGLHLGACASIVRMATEEPWRDRRFDHLKTFSSGSRVERQVSTLHPPAEIEVADSKISEEEEEEEEETGDGDGDSENEVPSVDRYFSALQGPELETLRATEVSTLPDGETWPFLLRFPVSAFGMCLGVSSQAMLWKSLQSEPSMAFLHVSPAVNQALWWVSVALTAFVSSVYLLKAVFYFEVVRREFCNPIRVNFFFAPWVACLFLVNGLPRPVAAIHDSHVVWYVLMTPILLLDLKIYGQWMSGGGRRLSKVANPTSHLAIVGNLVGALLGALVGLHEAPLFFFAVGLAHDVVLFVTLYQWLDTNDVRLPKELHPVFFLFVAVPSVASMAWARLCGEFGFGAKIPYFISLFLFVSLVVRINLFFRGVRFSLAWWAYTFPMTSVAIATTMYASSVNSLVSRALAIGLAGIASVTLTGVLVTTMYHAFVRKDLFPNDVSIAIMQRLNEPKHAVAQLARCIL